Part of the Leishmania infantum JPCM5 genome chromosome 34 genome, ACGTTTCCTCTTGCGCGtctctgtgcatgtgccTGAGTGAAAGCTCAGCACCGATAATGGAAGGGTGACTGACACCATCGGTGTGTCTCTAGGCGCGTAGCACGAAGCAGCAGTAGGCGTGAAGGCGAACTGTGGACAGTGTGCTGAGGGGCACAGATGAGGTgtacgcctctctctctttggcgTGCGGATGCGGTGAGAAAGTGAAGAAGACACCGTTGGTATCTCCTTGCACGCATtctttcttcctcttttttccgCCCACTGTCCCGCTCTGGTGATGGGGAAGACCTCAGCGCGGGGCACCTAGGTCCGGCACCCCCACTCCGTGTGgggaagccaggcagcccctGCTCCTGCCAATGCACGGCCACTGGAggcggtgacagggtcaggcaCCTAAGACATGGGCGAGCCAGAGCAATTCaacgctgctgatgccggcggtcagctcctggatggcgttgcgtcggagccgCCAGCGAAGCGAGTGGGGTGCAGAGTTGCGGGTggaggccgtgctcagatgaCGGAGTCGGTGCATTGCTGTGCCGCGTGCCTATGACTGCATCGCACCACGCAACAGGGCCGTGCCAGCGCAAGCAGACTGGAGTTGAGCTCATGTTGCATGGTCGGACAGGcacgaacaacaacaaataCAAAGAAACGCTCTTGTATGCGCGAAACGCacttttctttcgcttttctgttttctgttgttgttcgttATTGCTGCAACACAGCCTATCTCATTCCTGCTGCACGAAAGCTGTGCAGTGGGCCAGGTGTGCATGGTGCCTGCATTTTTTCCCTTGCCGTGCTCTGGACGAAGCAGAGAGCGGTGAAAAGCGAAAAGCCTGCTAATATGCTTCGTGGCGCGCCGTTGTGGGGGTGCGTGGCGGAAACTTGAAGGCGAACACAGGAGTGCTATCTTCCTTTTGTCGTGTATAGGGCTGCATTACTTGTCGTGCCAGCCCTGGAAATTGCGATTATGACTTCTTTGTTGCTGGAGAGCTGGCAGCAACACCCcgtctccctcactcccccCTCTCACTTCTTTTTTTGACTTTTTTGTTCCTGCCTCCTTTGAGTTTTATCATTGCGCTCGCTGTGATGCGTCTGCTCTTTCGACCGTTCTTTTTGTGTGACTTTTCCTTTTATTGCCTGGGctaccctctccctctgacATACCGACCAAATGGCagaaaaaaacaagcaaaacACACCCTACCCtaccccttccctctttcgtCTCTCctgcatctttttttttaattTGCGATATTTCGACTTATGCACTTCTCTTGCTTCTACTTTGTTCCTTCCAATGCTCTTTTGTTCTCTGAGTGTCTCGGCGTGTACGCCGCCCCTGATCAAATTTTCATCTGTCCCCCTCCACGTGTAGCGAAAGACGCGCATTGCACAGAggtgcgctctctcttctccctttgCGCGCTaatgcgcagcgccacgagcGTAAATGGATTCTCATGTAGTGCATGTGGCCACCTCACCCCTTGTACGAGCACCGTTGATGCACACGTGCAGCCCTGCAAAGCGAGAAGAGCGAGGAATAGGAGACAAAAGCACACCCACATACGCACCTCTGTAAGGGCGTTGGCGGAGAGAGTACGAGGAACTTGTAAAAGACCCTTACTTCAGAGACATCGTTAGCACTTATTATTTCTTGTCAAATGCCGTTCTCCACCCTTTACTTTGATGATTGAGGGGATGCTCTGAGAAAGCCAGTGACAAATCGAAAAGATGCACACGAATGTGCGCGCGCCAAACCACTTTTTCTTGCCGTGACGCTACCTCACGGGCTGTTCAATCAGGCCCTCTGCACAAACACTGCTTCGCAGAACCAAGAGCGCACGATGGGGCGGGTGAGAAGGTACAGCCCTTGATGCTCCTCTTGTTGCGCTTTCCGAGTCTATGGCTCATGTGTCTAGCTACCTTCTCCAAGGGAAGAAAACGGACGTGTAGTTCGCGATATGTTTTCAGCGCGCGGCACCCGCAGTGTTGCTCTGCTATCCACTCATACGTGCTTCCCTCACTCTCCCACTTTTTCCTTGTCATATTCTGCACCTCGTCCACCGACGGTTCAGCGAGGTAGAATAAAGCGacaaacaacaaaacgaACTCGAAAAGAGCGGAGGGCTCAAGCAATAGAATTTGGCCATCTTATtccgtccccccccctctctgtaCAACCGTTTTGATCTCATTCCTTGTTGCCTCCGGCTACCATATATTGATTGGTGTTATACAAATCAAGTAGGCACCATGTCGGAAGAGCAGTCTCATGCTGATCAGGATGCCTACGTGGCTGACGTCGACGGCATTCTGGACGTGCTCCGCGCGCAAGTGCTGGAGCGGAAGCCAGATGACATTTTCCAGTTCATCTCCAAGTCAGCGCTTAGTCTGCAGAAGGATAGGGGCGCAGAATCGTGCGATCGCATCAACTGTAAGGTCAAGGATGAACAGAAGAGTCGTGCGTTGACTATTATCGTGTTCGGTGCCAGCGGGGATCTGGCCAAGAAGAAGACATTTCCTGCCCTCTTCGATCTGTACTGCGGTGGGCTCCTCCCCCCGGAGGTCAACATTATCGGCTATGCTCGCACCAAGGTGGATGATGTCGAGAAGTGGAAGCATGAGACGCTCATGAAGTATTTTTCGAACTTGTCGGAGCGCGGATGCCACGCCGAGGACTTCTTGAAACACATCAGCTACTTTTGCGGAGCGTACGATAGTGTGGACGACTTCAAGCGTCTTGACGCAGTGATTCGCGAGAAGGAGAATGCCTTTAAGGGCCCTGAGAAGGGTGGAAACCGTCTCTTCTACCTTGCTCTTCCCCCATCGGTATTTGCAAGTGTCTGCGAGAGCATTCACAAGGGTGCAATGCCGCAGGAAGTGGGGGGATGGGTGCGGGTGATCATCGAGAAGCCCTTTGGCCGCGATACCAAGAGCTCTGCCGAGCTGTCCCAAGCGCTGGAGCCGTTCTTCGACGAGTCGCAGCTGTACCGCATTGACCACTACCTCGGGAAGGAGATGGTGCAGAACATCATCACGACACGCTTCGCCAATCGTATCTTCAGCGCTGTGTGGAATGCGAGCAACatcgcgtgcgtgcagaTCACGTTCAAGGAGACCATCGGCACTGAGGGCCGCGGCGGATACTTCGACAGCATCGGCATTATTCGCGATGTCATGCAAAACCACCTCACCCAGATTCTTGCCCTGCTGGCCATGGAGAAGCCGCGGTCGCTGGACGCTGAGTGCATCCGTGACGAGAAGGTGTCGGTACTGAAGTGCATTGAGCCGATAACCAAGGAGAATTGTGTTCTGGGTCAGTACACTGCCTCCGCCGATGGTTCCATCCCTGGTTACCTTGAGGACGTGACCGTACCCGAGGGCAGCACTTGCCCCACATTTGCCGTGATGCGACTCAACATCAACAACGACCGGTGGGCCGGCGTCCCTTTTATTCTCAAGGCCGGCAAGGCTGTGGAACAGAAGTACGTGGCGATTCGCATTCAGTTCAGGGATGAGGTCCACCCCTACGGCGAGGCGACACAACGCAACGAGCTCGTCATCCGTGCCCAGCCGTCCGAGGCTATGTATGTCAAGATCACCACAAAGGTTCCTGGCCTTAGTGGAGATTTGCGGCAGACGCACCAGACAGAGCTGGACCTCACATACCACACTCGGTACGATGTGCGCCTTCCAGACGCCTACGAGAGCCTCATCAACGACGCACTGCTGGGCAACTCGACAAACTTTGTGCGTAAGGACGAGCTCGATGTGGCATGGCGCATCTTCACGCCGCTCCTGCACCAGATTGACTCTGGAGAGATCAAACCGATCCCGTACCAGGCCGGCACGCGCGGGCCTAAGGAAGCGGATGAATTCATCGCCAACAACGGCTTCAAGCACCAGAAAGGCTACCACTGGCTTCCGTCGAACAAGCTGTGATGAAGGCAGACATTGCAGTCTGTTTCACAGTACCCTGtcgacgacagcgagagAGTCAGGGTGTTATACACTGGATGCGTGCCTATCCGCCCCCAGAAATCACGTGGTCGCGCTCTGCGGTACACACCGACCAACGCTGCGGATACAAcacggagaagagaggagagagggatagTCAGCGGCTGTCAAGGCGGCCCCGTGAGCTGCCAATTTGCATCCCGTACCTCTACTGTCTACGCACCTCTTTTTCTCGTTCTCCCTtgttctccccctcccccatgcGTGCGCACTGTGGCCCGGACAGCTAGAGGATGTGTGAGCCGTTTCACCTTACAGACAGCGCCTTACGCCTTTCTTCGGCTCTGGTTGACTTTGTTCCT contains:
- the G6PD gene encoding putative glucose-6-phosphate 1-dehydrogenase; translation: MSEEQSHADQDAYVADVDGILDVLRAQVLERKPDDIFQFISKSALSLQKDRGAESCDRINCKVKDEQKSRALTIIVFGASGDLAKKKTFPALFDLYCGGLLPPEVNIIGYARTKVDDVEKWKHETLMKYFSNLSERGCHAEDFLKHISYFCGAYDSVDDFKRLDAVIREKENAFKGPEKGGNRLFYLALPPSVFASVCESIHKGAMPQEVGGWVRVIIEKPFGRDTKSSAELSQALEPFFDESQLYRIDHYLGKEMVQNIITTRFANRIFSAVWNASNIACVQITFKETIGTEGRGGYFDSIGIIRDVMQNHLTQILALLAMEKPRSLDAECIRDEKVSVLKCIEPITKENCVLGQYTASADGSIPGYLEDVTVPEGSTCPTFAVMRLNINNDRWAGVPFILKAGKAVEQKYVAIRIQFRDEVHPYGEATQRNELVIRAQPSEAMYVKITTKVPGLSGDLRQTHQTELDLTYHTRYDVRLPDAYESLINDALLGNSTNFVRKDELDVAWRIFTPLLHQIDSGEIKPIPYQAGTRGPKEADEFIANNGFKHQKGYHWLPSNKL